GGCGACGAGATGGCTCCCAAGATGCGCGGGAAGCAGGCCCCACAATTCTCGCTGACCAGTCTCGATGGCAAGAAGGTTTCGCTGGCTGACTATAAAGGACGTCCTGTCCTGGTGAATTTCTGGGCCACATGGTGCGGACCCTGCAAGGTAGAGATGCCCTGGTTCGAGCAATTCCGCAAACAGTATGCAGCCCAGGGATTTGAGATTCTTGGCCTGGCGGATGATGTTGACGCGGGCAAAGATGCCATTGCCAAGGTTGTCCAGAAAGCCGGTGTCACCTATCCAATCCTGCTGACGGATGGGAAGGTTCAGAATGCCTACGGTGGTCTGGATGTTCTGCCGATGTCGTTCTATATCGATCGTAATGGCGTCATTGTGGAGCAAACGGCTGGCCTTGGTTCGAAGGATCAGATTGAGGCCAGTATCAAGAAGACGATCGCTTCTGGACAGACGGCACAGGCAGGTGGAATGTGATTCGTTCTGTCGTGTTGACTGCAATCCTGGTGTGCTCGGGATGGGCTGGCGCTCAGCAGGGAGCGATGTCCATATCTCCGGCTAAAACGAAGCAATACATCACCTATGTGGCAGAAGAGCAGCGGCTGACAGCAGGGAAGAAGGGCGCCCTCGTGCTGCGGTTCCAGGTGAATGAGGGTTTCCATGTGAACTCGCACACTCCGAAGTCTGAGTTGCTGATTCCAACGAACATAGCATTTCAGCCTGCCGCAGGTGTGACCGCATCCCCGGTTGAGTATCCTACGGGCACGGCCTACAGCTTCAGCTTTGAGCCAAACGAAAAGCTTGACGTCTACACAGGCTCGTTCACGGTAAAAGTTCCCGTTGTGGTGGAGGCAGGTTCGCATACCATCAATGGCGTGTTGCGCTACCAGGCCTGCGATAAAGCGGCCTGTTACCCGCCGAAGAGCCTGCCTGTGCAGGTACTCGTTACTGCGAAGTAGCGTGGTTGAATTTCATTGAGGCTGCATGACTTTGCGGCCTTGCTGTGGTGCATTATCAATCAAGAGGGCAAGCGAGAAAGGCAATGGAAGAGTTTAGAAGACTGACCAGGCTCCCGGCGTATGTGTTCAACATCACCAGCGAGCTGAAGGCAGCAGCTCGTAAGCGTGGCGAAGACATCATCGACTTTGGAATGGGTAACCCCGATGGTGCAACCCCGAAGAACATCGTCGATAAGTTGATCGAGGCAGCGCAGAAGACACAGACGCATCGCTATTCGTTATCACGGGGAATTCCACGTCTCCGTCGTGCCATCTCCAACTGGTATAAGACTCGCTATAACGTTGATCTTGATCCTGAGACCGAAGCCATTGTCACGATTGGCTCCAAGGAAGGAATCGCACATCTCTGCCTGGCCGTGCTCGATGACGCTGATACGGTTGCGGTGCCAAACCCCAGCTATCCAATCCACATCTTTGGCCCAGTGATTGCGGGTTCCCGCGTGCAGAGCATTCCTATCGATGGTGCTACGTCCGACGAGTTTCTCGCCCGGCTCGAGCATGAGCTCCCACGTATGGAGCCACGCCCAAAGGTGCTGATTCTCAACTTCCCGGCGAATCCGACGACGCAATGCGTAGAGCTCGGCTTTTTCGAGCGCGTGGTGGCCTTATGTCGCGAACTCGGTATCTATATCGTGCATGATCTTGCTTATGCCGATATCGTCTTCGACGGCTACCGTGCTCCCAGCGTTCTCGAAGTTCCAGGAGCGAAAGAGATCGCTGTCGAGTTCTTTACTCTCTCGAAGAGCTACAACATGCCCGGTTGGCGTGTCGGATTTATGGTCGGAAATAAGAAGCTGGTTGCTGCACTTGGCCGCATTAAGAGTTACTTTGATTACGGAACCTTCACCCCGATTCAGGTTGCTTCCATTGCCGCCCTTGAAGGCTCACAGGAATGCGTAAAGGATATCTGCGAGAACTACAAGTCGCGCCGCGATGTCCTGGTTCCGGGACTGAACAAGCTGGGCTGGCCAGTCGAGCTGCCAAAGGCCACCATGTTTGCATGGGCAAAGATTCCGGAACAGTATCGTTCCCTGGGGTCAATTGAGTTCTCTAAAAAACTCCTTAATGAAGCAAAGGTCGCTGTCAGCCCCGGGGTAGGTTTTGGTGAACATGGTGATGG
This portion of the Edaphobacter sp. 4G125 genome encodes:
- a CDS encoding TlpA family protein disulfide reductase; translation: MRRALVLGVMVVGVALLLWAGWHNLRERKLAMQKARENQVVLIPDRQQSEGGDEMAPKMRGKQAPQFSLTSLDGKKVSLADYKGRPVLVNFWATWCGPCKVEMPWFEQFRKQYAAQGFEILGLADDVDAGKDAIAKVVQKAGVTYPILLTDGKVQNAYGGLDVLPMSFYIDRNGVIVEQTAGLGSKDQIEASIKKTIASGQTAQAGGM
- a CDS encoding protein-disulfide reductase DsbD N-terminal domain-containing protein is translated as MIRSVVLTAILVCSGWAGAQQGAMSISPAKTKQYITYVAEEQRLTAGKKGALVLRFQVNEGFHVNSHTPKSELLIPTNIAFQPAAGVTASPVEYPTGTAYSFSFEPNEKLDVYTGSFTVKVPVVVEAGSHTINGVLRYQACDKAACYPPKSLPVQVLVTAK
- the alaC gene encoding alanine transaminase, coding for MEEFRRLTRLPAYVFNITSELKAAARKRGEDIIDFGMGNPDGATPKNIVDKLIEAAQKTQTHRYSLSRGIPRLRRAISNWYKTRYNVDLDPETEAIVTIGSKEGIAHLCLAVLDDADTVAVPNPSYPIHIFGPVIAGSRVQSIPIDGATSDEFLARLEHELPRMEPRPKVLILNFPANPTTQCVELGFFERVVALCRELGIYIVHDLAYADIVFDGYRAPSVLEVPGAKEIAVEFFTLSKSYNMPGWRVGFMVGNKKLVAALGRIKSYFDYGTFTPIQVASIAALEGSQECVKDICENYKSRRDVLVPGLNKLGWPVELPKATMFAWAKIPEQYRSLGSIEFSKKLLNEAKVAVSPGVGFGEHGDGYVRFSLIENEERTRQALRGIKQMFRNA